GGAGCCAGTCGGCACATGATCGGGTTGAGATTCATCGTCCTTCATCGTGGGCTGTGAAACCATTTCCTTCTGCTGCTCCCGGGGCATGGCCGAATCGGCGAGCTCGATAGTATTATTGTTCGCCTCGCCTAGCGTTACGCTGGCACTCGAATGCTCATCCGGTGTTAATTCTACCGCCGCCACGAGTTTGACCGTTTCCTCTTCGTCTTCCATCtcgctgctgctactgctgctactgctgctgctagacGACGACGAGCTAGACGACGAAGAGCGCGACGAGTGACTGCTGCGAGAAGAGCTTGATgaacggctgctgctgctgctgctgctgccggaaCTGCTCGAACTATTCGAGCAGTTGCTTTCCTCATCGTGCTGCACCGCAGGCATCAATTCCACTTCGTCGGACGTATCTCTGGTGTCCGCCATCTTTCTCCATCGAACGGAACTCCGCGGTAGCACCCCAACACGCGTCTCAATGTAGCGTTGATAGACGACATACTTGCGCACCAACCGCTGATGCAGTCTCCTCTGGCTCCCGGCTCGGGACGCATACTTTGCCCGAAGCGCCCTCAGCACACCCTCATTCACGCTTTGCTCTTCCACGTGCACCGGCACTACTTCCTCGTACTGCACACACTCCCCATCCTCGGCAAACGCAAACAGCTCCGAATCCTTCGCCGGTACCTCGGCCTCGTCCTCCGACGAACTTGTGTGCATCATCTTTTCGATCTCTTGCTCTACCCGGCTAAAGATATCACTTTCGCTTTCTGCCGCCAGCATTGGTTCTGGCTGGGCAGCGAGATCCGCCATGAAGATCTCATGATCCTCGCACCCTTCGCCGATGTCTTGCCGGACGACGACGAGATCCTCCTTCTGTAGCTGGATGTTTTCACACAGTAGATCCGCTATTGAGCCACGATCCTCCTCGACGATAAATACGCGTCCGGCGCTCGATGTGGTGGCCGCGGAAGGAACCATCTCGCAGTCCACATCTTCGCCGTCATCGTCAATGATGCACACCTCGTTGGTGCTGACGTCGATGAAGATGTTCGCCTCACTCAGGACGGCTTTGCAGAGATCCTGCAATCTGGGCGGTTCGCTCTTCATTTCCTCAATGATGTAAAGGTGTTTGCTCTCCCGGATCACCCGCTCGCACAGCTCCTTGAGTGTCGCCGGCTGGCGGAAAAGCGCCAGCGATTCGATTCGCTCGCAACACAAATCCCTCAAAGAAGGAATGGAAGACAACACCAGCACGGTTcgtctttccgtttcctcctGTTCGGACGGTATGGCTTCCGCTTCCACCTCGACAAGTTCCTCTACCATTGACCCTTCGACCGCATCACCACGCTCACCGTGCTGCAGTGGCGTTTGCCGTCTGGCCAGATCCTGTTTGGCCCAACGGCGGAACGGTTTCGAGTTGAGCGTGTCCACCAGCAAACTGAGCAGACTTTTCGGGCTACGCTTGATAGTTTGTACTTTGAATTTCGGTATATCACAATTGATAAACTCTTCTATGCTGGAGCGACGCGCCTTCTTCGGAAACCGGGGCATATCATAGTCGTAGAAGCGCCGTTTCCGGTGCTTTGGGAAACAGCGCGGCACCTTGAAGGATGCCTCCTCCTCAACAGCGGACGGCGAGTCTTTTACTGCCGTACCTTCACACTTCACCTCCGCGGCGTCACCTTTGGCGTCCGAAACATTCCGAACGTCGTGGCGGACATCTTCCTTACGGTCCAGCGTTCCAACGGGATCTTGTTTTACTTCCCCTTGCAGCTTGGGTTGGGACAAATCTTCAGGTTTACAATCGGGTGATTTTTCGCACTGTGCTTCCTCCGGTGCATCTTCATCACTCCTAAGATCATCACCGGTGTGAGCTTTTTCCGACACATCGTTCTCGTGCTTTGGCTCCTGAATAACTGACGTCTGCTCGGTCACAGCTTCCTCCTCGTCTACCACGACTTTACCCTCTTCCAACACTCCCTGCTCCCTTTCCTtctccttttccttctcctcATACACCACCTCCGACTCGAGCTCCGTTTGGTAGTACTTCTCACGGTTGGATTCGATCTCCTCGAGGAACTTGAGCGAATCGGCACTGTCGTTGATGGGAACGACATTCTTCGGCAGCTCGTTGATAACGCTCAGATGCTTGTACTTGTTCAGCTCGCTCTGCGGCACATCGTACGTCTCGAGTATGTACAACTTTTCACCATCCTTGCCGGTTTCTTCCGCCTTCGGTGGCTTCTCAATGTCTACGAGGATGTCGGGCAGGTTACCGTTGCTTTGCACATTCGCCACTATTACTCCCGTGTGGCCGGTTACCGGTGCGGCTGCCGGAACCGCTTCAGCTGATGGTGGTGAAGGAGAGGAATGCGTTGTAATAGCTTCCGGCGTTACGGCAGGACTACCTTTGACCGGTGCGCTCTCGGTAACTGCCGGCCGCGGTGTCACCGGTACTTCTTCCGTCGCTTTCGGCGTTGTGTCCAGTGACGGTTGCAGTTGACCCATGTACTTGCACGACTCGTAGTTCTGATGTGCGGCCAAGTTGTTGTTGGCCTCCTTGGCTGCTTTCGCACCGGAAGAGTCTTCCTCCTCCATTTCGCTCCAGCTTGTGAGGTAATCGCGCAAGCTCTTATCCTTGAGATTTTCATCCAATGCGAAGCTGCGCGGCCCCAGCCCTAGATCTTCCATCGTGGCGTAGCCCCCGTAAGCCCCAACGGCTTCCGGATGCGGCTGGTGATGGAGTTGATGGCGTTGGTGAGGATGCTCACCGGCAGAGATCGGTTGTACGCTTCCGTAACCGATGGGGTTGGTGTTGCTGTGCGGAACCGATGGGACCGGTTTGGAGTGCATGTACCGGTTCTTGAGATACATCTGCTGACAGTCGTAGTTGAGCGCATGGTTCGTATCGTACATCGACCCCGGTACGGTGCCCATCGGCGCGGGTCCACCCTTGAGGATCTTCACACTGTTGATCTGCTCCTCCAGATCGATCAGCGGGTGGTTGATGTCGATCACCGGGCTTGGCGTGTCGTAGAAGCAACTGGACGCTTTCCGGGTCGGCTGTCCCAAGGACGTGGGCACACCGCCGGGGCCCAATGCCGTTCCTCCACCAACGTGTTTCTGCTGCGGTCCCATCGGTTGTGACGAGTACTTCATACCGTAATGTCCCGCATGTCCATGACCGGCCGGCTGCATCGATCCCGGATGTGCACCGGCGTAATGC
This Anopheles marshallii chromosome 3, idAnoMarsDA_429_01, whole genome shotgun sequence DNA region includes the following protein-coding sequences:
- the LOC128714674 gene encoding uncharacterized protein LOC128714674, whose product is MEHHGGLFADISNSFPGASGLPSTNVKYHLHNPPQIPPQPPPPPVPPLGSSRQYHQYQHHHHSQQQQQQQQQQQPLNVHLQNSVPSQQTTAQSVVVGGYGQPAPGIIQQSHVIQQSQQQQQHHQPELQTATATQRQHHLEALHQPLGAGNGGAGGLYPDSNAAGLFDGTNTNAAASLCVNSNSAGSGTSGSNATAATSNSSYSSSISNSSRKFETNTGDSITYNINNINTNIVNNISSGQGAPPAIAAITNGGGDFLAGVTAATQYGAGSGSTIAANGGGTGTAVGAGGGVPQQGVSNPTIINISNNNHNIMAPPYPYHGPPQYQPKMGGSGGAAYKEMGGKYGAIGGTGGGAGGAAGSWAEYATHHHEATVIGNFEAKNPNKYHHTASGATTGGSRMSGGQYRYAGATDYVSQPVPPGSTGHYVPSHTGGGGGAGYGLYHPDGVQATPIQQSPTAGAPGGHAGYDAYPHIVRNKYTGSGPPPGMHLSSGSRVAPTHADLMYNERSQRYVSGYGTGNTYLPSSTAGASGGGNAAGTTSAGHAAYYTQMGPSKGMMNAGMDYYGNTYTTKQLSGSHPHHTPSNPYIPPNRMAYASQTGAGYHPHPSHPAHHHVPHPHHKGAVGGYGYTSANGSVSSYDDPYHQRSMGGRVPLPHPYTTDPHHQHQSAPGSVPPYGATSAGGYHHQVQGPMGYPNPKLTFSKNMNDFYTPNVTSSSVAPHYAGAHPGSMQPAGHGHAGHYGMKYSSQPMGPQQKHVGGGTALGPGGVPTSLGQPTRKASSCFYDTPSPVIDINHPLIDLEEQINSVKILKGGPAPMGTVPGSMYDTNHALNYDCQQMYLKNRYMHSKPVPSVPHSNTNPIGYGSVQPISAGEHPHQRHQLHHQPHPEAVGAYGGYATMEDLGLGPRSFALDENLKDKSLRDYLTSWSEMEEEDSSGAKAAKEANNNLAAHQNYESCKYMGQLQPSLDTTPKATEEVPVTPRPAVTESAPVKGSPAVTPEAITTHSSPSPPSAEAVPAAAPVTGHTGVIVANVQSNGNLPDILVDIEKPPKAEETGKDGEKLYILETYDVPQSELNKYKHLSVINELPKNVVPINDSADSLKFLEEIESNREKYYQTELESEVVYEEKEKEKEREQGVLEEGKVVVDEEEAVTEQTSVIQEPKHENDVSEKAHTGDDLRSDEDAPEEAQCEKSPDCKPEDLSQPKLQGEVKQDPVGTLDRKEDVRHDVRNVSDAKGDAAEVKCEGTAVKDSPSAVEEEASFKVPRCFPKHRKRRFYDYDMPRFPKKARRSSIEEFINCDIPKFKVQTIKRSPKSLLSLLVDTLNSKPFRRWAKQDLARRQTPLQHGERGDAVEGSMVEELVEVEAEAIPSEQEETERRTVLVLSSIPSLRDLCCERIESLALFRQPATLKELCERVIRESKHLYIIEEMKSEPPRLQDLCKAVLSEANIFIDVSTNEVCIIDDDGEDVDCEMVPSAATTSSAGRVFIVEEDRGSIADLLCENIQLQKEDLVVVRQDIGEGCEDHEIFMADLAAQPEPMLAAESESDIFSRVEQEIEKMMHTSSSEDEAEVPAKDSELFAFAEDGECVQYEEVVPVHVEEQSVNEGVLRALRAKYASRAGSQRRLHQRLVRKYVVYQRYIETRVGVLPRSSVRWRKMADTRDTSDEVELMPAVQHDEESNCSNSSSSSGSSSSSSSRSSSSSRSSHSSRSSSSSSSSSSSSSSSSSSSEMEDEEETVKLVAAVELTPDEHSSASVTLGEANNNTIELADSAMPREQQKEMVSQPTMKDDESQPDHVPTGSDIGNSPVRCDDSSVSSCSSSSNGKASPATSQNTRASSPYTSSGSGKSNSRSPNSSMEPARAAAKATHTTDRPRSVIVSPPIAKKKKKLSFEESLLNIDQMYRKPASPAPIAPIPSPIPRTATSPPFAATRPNVIVNVNNRREVPRKLIIPSYKIFDQTADESRPPVNGHHRKGSMDAGASPALLELSGGFGRQIQQRRTSISIAPAYGRSVSTSEGDRRTRGLERRKAALVRRRSCCCSPLRSPPGSPLALPVCTKSSPATVQLNAPVPYVRLERNDYVEKLAENYRRQAQQHPRSS